The following are encoded together in the Thunnus maccoyii chromosome 18, fThuMac1.1, whole genome shotgun sequence genome:
- the LOC121884680 gene encoding tetraspanin-4-like → MSASRRCLSCVKYLMFVFNLIFWLGGCGLFGVGVWLSFTQAEFSSLPLSFPSLSAANLLLVAGGITMVTGFLGCLGALKEQRCLLVMFFVILLLLVLTEVTLVLVIHIFHDELDSKAQGELKEGMNIYNSEPGLKKSWDNVQKMFKCCGVTNKTDWYDVLNGTLPSSCCSVGTDQCVDGWSEPCYQKARQWLLDNITHVLVFGVCIGVVQILALVFSMLMYCQILRAEKYLD, encoded by the exons ATGTCAGCATCTCGGAGGTGTTTGTCCTGTgtcaaatatttgatgtttgtCTTTAACCTCATCTTCTGG CTAGGAGGATGCGGTTTGTTTGGTGTTGGAGTGTGGCTGTCCTTCACGCAAGCAGAGTTTTCgtctcttcctctgtccttcCCATCCCTCTCAGCTGCCAATCTGCTGCTAGTTGCTGGTGGCATTACCATGGTGACAGGGTTCCTGGGTTGTCTTGGAGCCCTTAAGGAGCAGCGCTGCCTATTGGTCATG TTCTTTGTGATCCTTTTGCTCCTGGTCCTGACAGAGGTGACTCTAGTGTTGGTTATACACATCTTCCATGACGAG CTGGATTCCAAAGCACAAGGTGAATTAAAGGAAGGAATGAATATTTACAATTCCGAGCCTGGACTGAAAAAATCCTGGGACAATGTCCAGAAAATG TTCAAATGCTGTGGAGTAACGAACAAAACAGACTGGTATGATGTGTTGAATGGAACGCTGCCCTCATCTTGCTGCTCTGTTGGGACAGACCAATGTGTTGATGGTTGGAGTGAG CCCTGTTACCAGAAGGCCAGGCAGTGGCTACTAGATAACATCACCCATGTTCTggtgtttggtgtgtgtattGGTGTTGTGCAG ATCTTGGCCCTGGTGTTCTCCATGCTGATGTACTGTCAAATTCTGCGTGCTGAGAAGTACTTGGACTGA